Proteins encoded in a region of the Diabrotica virgifera virgifera chromosome 4, PGI_DIABVI_V3a genome:
- the LOC126883145 gene encoding protein PET117 homolog, mitochondrial, producing the protein MSLQSKVVLGAACVFSASIIGYVHYKQNLDREQMHSGVLRDMERRQRRKQENLYVLQKQIDLGKELKKQQDDIT; encoded by the exons ATGTCTTTACAGTCTAAAGTAGTTTTAGGCGCTGCTTGTGTTTTTTCAGCAAGTATAATTGGATATGTACATTACAAACAAAATTTGGATAG GGAACAAATGCATTCTGGAGTACTAAGAGATATGGAGAGGCGCCAGAGGAGAAAGCAGGAAAATTTGTATGTTCTTCAAAAGCAGATTGATCTTGggaaagaattgaaaaagcagCAGGATGACATTACTTAA